From Ictidomys tridecemlineatus isolate mIctTri1 chromosome 2, mIctTri1.hap1, whole genome shotgun sequence, the proteins below share one genomic window:
- the LOC120891624 gene encoding uncharacterized protein LOC120891624 — MEGSGCRAVPLVLRQARAALEGLHPGAQLPQPATCTKGTALASRPGCSGFESDLTLGSGLDKQRSRLSCFPLETGLTRSPPGSGPVRQSQETPSKFTLRTLRPDHQQGAAETYAASRAASVGDSAWFLSRVQKVPRPNLCAHPPKPAARAPRVHPLRPSSPSPGQEPLASPLRLPDAGPEQTQWPSRHRDHLANSVTGVQPPVREPTRLLRVGASQAISARSPGLHVGARGPRTPPPRSAPSLHPHYGRSCPAHLDSRLHCPALHPQRNPAEASGLRGEVVRGWPGLRVEASRPP; from the exons ATGGAGGGCTCAGGCTGCAGAGCTGTCCCGCTGGTCCTCAGGCAGGCCAGAGCGGCGCTAGAGGGCCTCCACCCTGGAGCCCAGCTGCCCCAGCCCGCCACATGCACCAAAGGCACAGCGCTCGCGTCCAGACCAGGCTGTTCCGGGTTCGAGTCCGATTTGACGCTTGGCAGCGGCTTGGACAAGCAGCGAAGTCGtctgagctgtttccctctggaAACCGGGTTAACACGAAGCCCTCCCGGGTCTGGACCCGTCCGGCAGAGCCAGGAAACTCCTTCAAAATTCACTCTCCGGACGCTTCGCCCGGACCAccagcagggggcagcagagACCTACGCGGCGTCCAGAGCGGCCTCGGTGGGTGACTCCGCCTGGTTTCTGTCCCGGGTTCAAAAGGTACCTCGTCCGAACTTGTGTGCGCATCCCCCGAAGCCTGCAGCGCGGGCGCCGCGTGTCCACCCGTTGCGCCCgtcctctccctcccctggccAGGAGCCCTTGGCTTCCCCCCTGCGGCTCCCGGATGCTGGACCGGAACAGACCCAGTGGCCTTCCAGGCACAGGGACCACCTGGCCAACAG TGTCACAGGAGTTCAGCCGCCAGTCCGCGAACCCACCCGACTTCTCCGAGTAGGTGCTTCTCAGGCCATCAGTGCTCGCAGCCCTGGCCTCCACGTTGGGGCACGCGGCCCCCGGACCCCTCCTCCTCGGTCAGCTCCATCTCTTCACCCTCATTACGGGCGGTCCTGCCCAGCTCACCTGGACAGCCGGCTCCACTGTCCTGCTCTCCACCCGCAGCGGAACCCAGCAGAGGCCTCAG GTCTGCGAGGCGAGGTGGTGCGTGGCTGGCCAGGCCTGCGAGTTGAAGCCTCCCGTCCCCCTTGA